Proteins co-encoded in one Eriocheir sinensis breed Jianghai 21 chromosome 5, ASM2467909v1, whole genome shotgun sequence genomic window:
- the LOC126984855 gene encoding transmembrane protein 53-like codes for MEDDLEYFITFPTPMPKETQRRPPSGEEDEDEDFVFVNGANGDKEPVVFLLGWLGAQDRHLAKYCTIYNQRGCITIRYTSPSSYVFIRPTVKLMPIARKLLSLLRDMSLDDHPVFFHMFSNNGSVLYYYLTQAMTESTAPKITVKGCIFDSTPAPRRLFSAARAVYEVTPGSVWMKLCVSLGMMLYLIGWKVLSISWTIISGKLPINPPWSLLEDPARCPQLFLYSRADKLISFQDVELFMGERQRLGVPVLGKCWQDSAHVQHYRLYPEEYREMVYSFLSQCFSPGGVTSQPLPAAADNAEGESKTKSD; via the exons ATGGAGGACGACCTGGAGTACTTCATTACCTTCCCCACGCCCATGCCCAAGGAGACCCAACGGCGGCCTCCCAGCGG ggaggaggatgaagatgaggacttTGTATTTGTGAATGGTGCCAATGGGGACAAGGAACCTGTGGTGTTCCTGCTTGGATGGCTCGGGGCCCAGGACCGTCACCTTGCCAAGTACTGCACCATCTACAACCAGCGAGG GTGCATCACCATTCGCTACACATCCCCATCTTCATATGTGTTCATCAGACCAACTGTGAAGCTGATGCCCATCGCCCGTAAGCTGCTATCTCTGTTGCGAGATATGAGTCTGGATGATCACCCAGTTTTCTTCCACATGTTCAGCAACAACGGCTCTGTTCTCTACTACTACCTAACCCAGGCTATGACAGAATCCACTGCCCCAAAGATCACAGTAAAGGGATGCATTTTTGACAGTACACCAGCCCCAAGGAGGCTTTTCTCAG CTGCCCGAGCTGTGTATGAAGTGACACCTGGGTCAGTATGGATGAAGCTGTGTGTGTCGCTGGGCATGATGCTGTATTTGATAGGGTGGAAGGTGCTGTCCATTTCCTGGACCATCATCTCTGGCAAGTTGCCCATCAACCCTCCATGGTCACTGTTGGAG GATCCTGCTCGCTGCCCACAACTCTTCTTGTACTCAAGAGCTGACAAACTGATCAGTTTCCAGGATGTGGAGCTCTTTATGGGTGAACGCCAGCGACTGGGAGTCCCTGTATTGGGCAAGTGCTGGCAAGATTCAGCACATGTCCAGCATTATAG ACTATATCCAGAGGAATACAGGGAGATGGTGTACTCTTTCTTAAGTCAGTGTTTCAGTCCAGGAGGAGTAACAAGCCAGcctctgcctgctgctgctgacaATGCTGAGGGTGAGAGCAAGACCAAGAGTGACTAA
- the LOC126984835 gene encoding nascent polypeptide-associated complex subunit alpha, muscle-specific form-like isoform X1, with product MAAFESCGGGACGGGGDEGMGKGRAVVAAVLSVISLAVLSLHVALCLHYPSPLFAVTLLLNPSLWMLLGAVGMGCALALTYRERQRKVRAALCTTCHTRYGATVDGKWREGMAPRPRGPSRAVYAYNGISHKFYASYGAMSEKPGGGLKHPAALHKPSAPSVKQAPPPARQEPTPVKASPEPEKDEEGGDAPSVDAKELQSPGNSSNPDPPSAPNTDSSTVSVTIESPATTSITSHTDSDKKVPPAAAPEEKLACNCLSRYGGMRQRPRERIHHRTPGDGGAPRRRTAQPEVRTVGKYNKRILMQCRARDPKDVPVHLFSATSVSANQDTVSTATTASPATTSADSCSGSRPLPPRGLSSATNLSLAEESNAPRDKETLPHSGCDPPEACKSHDSHSPAGTRAPSHRPTPRPPSPAPPSRPSPSPPLTPAAEGISSGDSAHEAFQSLQDPEVASMSSECGLLPSSEEPSAPHRSPLWAPWGNARRERRSEERQAEGSGGRPPLSSLLATTRRVLARPRWTRQEERTPPALQLSPSSPRKRRVPGSIQGGRLWRHRKPSPGRTVTPRGGEGANPPESVGTSGFGAPKSDGPDPVSPGAPARPRERKIRRTRPRPRHREAAGDSVLLLSDDATEE from the exons ATGGCGGCGTTTGAGTCCTGCGGGGGCGGggcctgcggcggcggcggcgacgagggGATGGGCAAAGGGCGCGCTGTGGTGGCCGCCGTGCTGAGCGTCATCTCCCTGGCCGTGCTGAGCCTCCACGTGGCCCTCTGTCTGCACTACCCTTCCCCGCTCTTCGCCGTCACGCTGCTCCTTAATCCATCTCTCTG GATGCTGCTGGGAGCCGTGGGGATGGGCTGCGCTCTGGCCCTCACCTACAGGGAGCGGCAGAGGAAGGTGCGAGCCGCCCTTTGTACCACCTGCCACACCCGCTACGGCGCCACCGTCGACGGCAAGTGGCGGGAGGGGATGGCTCCACGTCCCCGGGGGCCCTCCAGAGCAGTGTACGCCTACAATGGCATCTCGCACAAATTCTACGCTTCTTACGGTGCCATGAGTGAAAAGCCGGGCGGGGGGCTGAAGCACCCCGCTGCACTGCACAAACCCTCAGCCCCCTCAGTCAAGcaggccccgccccccgcccgtCAGGAACCAACACCAGTCAAGGCATCACCTGAAccagagaaagacgaggaaggggGAGACGCCCCATCAGTGGATGCCAAGGAATTGCAGTCGCCTGGGAATAGCTCCAACCCCGACCCTCCTTCGGCCCCAAACACTGACTCGTCAACCGTGTCTGTTACTATCGAGTCACCGGCAACAACGTCTATTACCAGCCACACTGACAGTGACAAGAAGGTCCCGCCAGCAGCTGCTCCTGAAGAGAAGCTTGCATGCAACTGTCTCTCTAGGTACGGCGGGATGAGGCAGAGACCGAGGGAGCGAATCCACCATCGGACACCCGGTGACGGCGGAGCACCCAGGCGCCGCACAGCCCAGCCTGAGGTGAGGACGGTCGGGAAGTACAACAAAAGGATCCTGATGCAGTGCCGGGCACGAGACCCGAAGGATGTGCCCGTCCACCTCTTTAGCGCCACTAGCGTTTCTGCCAACCAAGATACAGTATCCACTGCCACCACAGCGTCACCTGCAACCACTTCGGCTGACTCCTGCAGTGGTTCGCGTCCTTTGCCTCCCCGCGGCCTCTCCAGCGCCACGAATCTGTCGCTGGCTGAGGAAAGCAACGCTCCCAGGGATAAGGAAACTCTCCCCCACTCAGGCTGCGACCCACCGGAAGCTTGCAAATCACATGACTCCCATTCTCCAGCTGGCACACGCGCTCCGTCCCACAGACCCACACCACGCCCTCCGTCCCCCGCACCCCCCTCGCGTCCCTCTCCGTCCCCCCCGCTCACTCCCGCCGCCGAGGGCATCAGCTCCGGCGACTCTGCTCACGAAGCTTTTCAGAGTCTCCAAGACCCCGAAGTGGCCTCCATGTCCTCTGAGTGTGGACTCCTGCCCTCCAGCGAGGAGCCCAGCGCCCCACACCGCTCTCCGCTCTGGGCGCCGTGGGGGAACGCGCGGCGGGAACGTCGGTCAGAGGAGCGTCAGGCCG AAGGCAGCGGGGGCCGGCCGCCCCTCAGCAGCCTGCTGGCCACCACGCGGCGGGTCCTGGCCAGGCCTCGGTGGACCCGTCAGGAGGAGCGCACGCCCCCTGCTCTCCAGCTGTCCCCGTCCTCGCCGCGGAAGAGGCGAGTCCCGGGCTCCATCCAGGGAGGGAGACTCTGGCGGCACCGGAAGCCGTCGCCGGGCAGGACAGTGACTCCACGGGGGGGCGAGGGCGCGAATCCCCCCGAGAGTGTGGGAACGAGCGGCTTTGGGGCTCCCAAATCCGATGGTCCAGATCCCGTGAGCCCCGGCGCCCCTGCCAGGCCCCGGGAACGCAAAATTAGAAGGACGCGGCCCCGGCCGCGTCACCGCGAGGCAGCCGGGGACTCCGTTTTGTTGCTCAGCGACGACGCCACGGAGGAGTGA
- the LOC126984835 gene encoding nascent polypeptide-associated complex subunit alpha, muscle-specific form-like isoform X2, translating to MAAFESCGGGACGGGGDEGMGKGRAVVAAVLSVISLAVLSLHVALCLHYPSPLFAVTLLLNPSLWMLLGAVGMGCALALTYRERQRKVRAALCTTCHTRYGATVDGKWREGMAPRPRGPSRAVYAYNGISHKFYASYGAMSEKPGGGLKHPAALHKPSAPSVKQAPPPARQEPTPVKASPEPEKDEEGGDAPSVDAKELQSPGNSSNPDPPSAPNTDSSTVSVTIESPATTSITSHTDSDKKVPPAAAPEEKLACNCLSRYGGMRQRPRERIHHRTPGDGGAPRRRTAQPEVRTVGKYNKRILMQCRARDPKDVPVHLFSATSVSANQDTVSTATTASPATTSADSCSGSRPLPPRGLSSATNLSLAEESNAPRDKETLPHSGCDPPEACKSHDSHSPAGTRAPSHRPTPRPPSPAPPSRPSPSPPLTPAAEGISSGDSAHEAFQSLQDPEVASMSSECGLLPSSEEPSAPHRSPLWAPWGNARRERRSEERQAGSGGRPPLSSLLATTRRVLARPRWTRQEERTPPALQLSPSSPRKRRVPGSIQGGRLWRHRKPSPGRTVTPRGGEGANPPESVGTSGFGAPKSDGPDPVSPGAPARPRERKIRRTRPRPRHREAAGDSVLLLSDDATEE from the exons ATGGCGGCGTTTGAGTCCTGCGGGGGCGGggcctgcggcggcggcggcgacgagggGATGGGCAAAGGGCGCGCTGTGGTGGCCGCCGTGCTGAGCGTCATCTCCCTGGCCGTGCTGAGCCTCCACGTGGCCCTCTGTCTGCACTACCCTTCCCCGCTCTTCGCCGTCACGCTGCTCCTTAATCCATCTCTCTG GATGCTGCTGGGAGCCGTGGGGATGGGCTGCGCTCTGGCCCTCACCTACAGGGAGCGGCAGAGGAAGGTGCGAGCCGCCCTTTGTACCACCTGCCACACCCGCTACGGCGCCACCGTCGACGGCAAGTGGCGGGAGGGGATGGCTCCACGTCCCCGGGGGCCCTCCAGAGCAGTGTACGCCTACAATGGCATCTCGCACAAATTCTACGCTTCTTACGGTGCCATGAGTGAAAAGCCGGGCGGGGGGCTGAAGCACCCCGCTGCACTGCACAAACCCTCAGCCCCCTCAGTCAAGcaggccccgccccccgcccgtCAGGAACCAACACCAGTCAAGGCATCACCTGAAccagagaaagacgaggaaggggGAGACGCCCCATCAGTGGATGCCAAGGAATTGCAGTCGCCTGGGAATAGCTCCAACCCCGACCCTCCTTCGGCCCCAAACACTGACTCGTCAACCGTGTCTGTTACTATCGAGTCACCGGCAACAACGTCTATTACCAGCCACACTGACAGTGACAAGAAGGTCCCGCCAGCAGCTGCTCCTGAAGAGAAGCTTGCATGCAACTGTCTCTCTAGGTACGGCGGGATGAGGCAGAGACCGAGGGAGCGAATCCACCATCGGACACCCGGTGACGGCGGAGCACCCAGGCGCCGCACAGCCCAGCCTGAGGTGAGGACGGTCGGGAAGTACAACAAAAGGATCCTGATGCAGTGCCGGGCACGAGACCCGAAGGATGTGCCCGTCCACCTCTTTAGCGCCACTAGCGTTTCTGCCAACCAAGATACAGTATCCACTGCCACCACAGCGTCACCTGCAACCACTTCGGCTGACTCCTGCAGTGGTTCGCGTCCTTTGCCTCCCCGCGGCCTCTCCAGCGCCACGAATCTGTCGCTGGCTGAGGAAAGCAACGCTCCCAGGGATAAGGAAACTCTCCCCCACTCAGGCTGCGACCCACCGGAAGCTTGCAAATCACATGACTCCCATTCTCCAGCTGGCACACGCGCTCCGTCCCACAGACCCACACCACGCCCTCCGTCCCCCGCACCCCCCTCGCGTCCCTCTCCGTCCCCCCCGCTCACTCCCGCCGCCGAGGGCATCAGCTCCGGCGACTCTGCTCACGAAGCTTTTCAGAGTCTCCAAGACCCCGAAGTGGCCTCCATGTCCTCTGAGTGTGGACTCCTGCCCTCCAGCGAGGAGCCCAGCGCCCCACACCGCTCTCCGCTCTGGGCGCCGTGGGGGAACGCGCGGCGGGAACGTCGGTCAGAGGAGCGTCAGGCCG GCAGCGGGGGCCGGCCGCCCCTCAGCAGCCTGCTGGCCACCACGCGGCGGGTCCTGGCCAGGCCTCGGTGGACCCGTCAGGAGGAGCGCACGCCCCCTGCTCTCCAGCTGTCCCCGTCCTCGCCGCGGAAGAGGCGAGTCCCGGGCTCCATCCAGGGAGGGAGACTCTGGCGGCACCGGAAGCCGTCGCCGGGCAGGACAGTGACTCCACGGGGGGGCGAGGGCGCGAATCCCCCCGAGAGTGTGGGAACGAGCGGCTTTGGGGCTCCCAAATCCGATGGTCCAGATCCCGTGAGCCCCGGCGCCCCTGCCAGGCCCCGGGAACGCAAAATTAGAAGGACGCGGCCCCGGCCGCGTCACCGCGAGGCAGCCGGGGACTCCGTTTTGTTGCTCAGCGACGACGCCACGGAGGAGTGA